In Mercurialis annua linkage group LG5, ddMerAnnu1.2, whole genome shotgun sequence, a single genomic region encodes these proteins:
- the LOC126683198 gene encoding seipin-2, with translation MDPSNQTDEPDQNDADCFHDALDDFQFHDCSITDPSIESTSVSTMSESKPEENSTPATATTLRNRRGVSKETNSESSDITQMNNSKPRYANIIKEKKRYRLYRDLKENEKNLDTGESTRSSCDRVGSDNRADSVTDENKMSVGETSPDNGNLLEFVAGLVVKAIGFQFNLFINFITFPIWGVYNLYMFVVDPFGVMRSCKSFLMQKFVSLWSLTSGVLVSPVITDWLKEQKSMWNVMLRFGWGMFWSGYVCVILCGLLVSSIMVSGVLMRYVVENPVEIKEELYFDYTQNCPVAFVPIMSCVDCGLNCEDRSLAGRRVIPPNHKLQANVLLTLPESGYNRNLGIFQIRVDFVSADGKILASKRQPCMLRFKSEPIRALLTFFKVAPLVAGYISESQTLKVKIRGFTERVVPTSCLKVIIEQRAEKRPGAGIPELYDASLVLESELPVYKRLIWYWKKTMFVWMSMILFVMQLLFTLICCRPIIIPRTRPRNVSAVVNSLETMSQN, from the exons ATGGACCCATCAAATCAAACCGACGAACCAGACCAAAACGACGCCGATTGTTTCCACGACGCACTCGATGACTTCCAGTTTCACGATTGCTCTATTACAGACCCGTCAATCGAATCCACGTCAGTTTCCACAATGTCCGAATCAAAACCTGAAGAAAATTCCACTCCAGCCACCGCCACTACTCTCCGCAACCGCCGCGGAGTCTCCAAAGAAACAAATTCGGAATCATCGGATATTACCCAAATGAATAACTCCAAACCGAGATACGCTAATAttattaaagagaaaaaaaggtaCAGACTCTACCGTGATTTAAAAGAAAACGAGAAAAATTTAGACACCGGCGAGTCAACTCGGTCGAGTTGCGACCGAGTTGGTTCAGATAACCGGGCTGACTCAGTTACAGATGAAAATAAGATGAGTGTTGGCGAAACATCGCCGGATAATGGAAACTTGCTTGAATTTGTAGCTGGTTTAGTGGTTAAGGCAATTGGTTTTCAgttcaatttatttatcaacTTCATCACATTTCCAATATGGGgtgtttataatttatatatgtttgttgttGATCCATTTGGAGTTATGAGGAGTTGTAAATCTTTTTTAATGCAGAAGTTTGTATCTTTATGGAGTTTGACAAGTGGGGTTTTAGTAAGTCCAGTGATTACTGATTGGTTAAAGGAACAAAAATCAATGTGGAATGTGATGTTGAGATTTGGTTGGGGAATGTTTTGGTCTGGTTATGTTTGTGTGATTTTGTGCGGTTTGTTGGTTTCTTCGATCATGGTTAGCGGGGTTTTGATGAGATATGTTGTGGAGAATCCTGTGGAGATTAAGGAAGAATTGTACTTTGATTATACACAGAATTGTCCTGTTGCTTTTGTGCCGATTATGTCGTGTGTTGATTGCGGTTTAAATTGTGAAGATAGGAGTTTGGCGGGGCGGAGGGTTATACCGCCGAATCATAAGTTGCAAGCTAATGTTCTGTTAACATTGCCAGAATCTGGATACAATAGAAATCTTGGAATTTTTCAG atCCGGGTGGACTTCGTATCTGCTGATGGTAAAATTCTTGCCAGCAAAAGACAGCCGTGCATGTTAAGATTCAAAAGTGAACCGATTCGCGCCTTATTGACCTTCTTTAAGGTTGCTCCTCTGGTCGCTGGCTATATTTCAGAATCCCAAACACTAAAAGTGAAGATCAGAGGTTTTACCGAAAGAGTTGTGCCTACTTCCTGCCTAAAAGTCATAATCGAACAACGAGCTGAAAAACGCCCTGGAGCCGGTATCCCGGAATTGTATGATGCATCGCTGGTTCTTGAGTCCGAGCTACCCGTGTATAAAAGGCTTATATGGTATTGGAAGAAGACCATGTTCGTATGGATGAgtatgattttatttgtaatgcAGTTGCTGTTTACCTTGATCTGTTGTAGACCTATAATTATTCCGAGAACAAGGCCGAGAAATGTTTCTGCTGTCGTTAATTCGCTTGAAACAATGTCGCAAAACTAA